A genomic segment from Lignipirellula cremea encodes:
- a CDS encoding acyl-CoA carboxylase subunit beta: protein MNASSPLAVLTADVLAQQETIRQGGGLKAQQRQEAKGRLTARQRIQQLIDPGTQMLELNLWAAFGMYQDWGGAPSAGVVTGVGQVAGRRFMIVANDATVKAGAFFPATAKKVLRAQKIAFANGLPLIYLVDSAGIFLPLQEDVFPDEDDFGRIFRNNAVISAAGIQQYAAIMGNCVAGGGYLPVLCDKLLMTEGSGLYLAGPALVKSAIGQETSSEDLGGAAMHAQVSGTIDYHEPTDAACLERLRSLAALRPPDPAQPPAPFHRSEPRPPALPGEEIYQRVDPDPMKTYDVRGVLECIVDEGSFDEYKAEYGQTLVCGTAKLDGYPIGIVASQRTRVKTAEGAYQFGGVIYVDSAEKAARFVMNCNQDWLPILFLQDVNGFMVGRDSERAGIIKAGAKLVSAVSNSRTPKITILTGGSFGAGNYALCGKAFDPRFIFAWPNARCAVMGGQQATSTLVEIKEKGLLRSGQEIDDEDLQAMRAKVQQDYDQQTDVRHGAARGWVDAIIDPAQTRAVLAQVLPVCTRVASPEPYRLGVFQV, encoded by the coding sequence ATGAATGCATCTTCTCCTTTGGCGGTACTCACGGCCGATGTCCTGGCGCAACAGGAGACCATCCGGCAAGGCGGCGGCCTGAAAGCCCAGCAGCGACAGGAAGCCAAGGGCCGCCTCACGGCGCGGCAGCGGATCCAGCAGCTGATCGATCCCGGCACGCAAATGCTGGAGCTCAATCTGTGGGCTGCTTTCGGCATGTACCAGGACTGGGGCGGGGCTCCGTCCGCGGGCGTAGTGACCGGCGTCGGGCAAGTCGCCGGTCGCCGCTTCATGATCGTGGCGAATGACGCGACCGTGAAGGCGGGCGCGTTCTTTCCGGCCACCGCCAAGAAAGTGCTGAGAGCGCAGAAGATCGCCTTTGCGAACGGCTTGCCGCTGATTTATCTGGTCGACTCGGCGGGCATCTTTTTGCCGCTGCAGGAGGATGTCTTCCCCGACGAGGATGATTTCGGCCGCATCTTTCGTAACAACGCCGTGATCTCAGCGGCCGGCATCCAGCAGTATGCGGCCATCATGGGGAACTGCGTGGCCGGCGGCGGCTATCTGCCGGTGCTGTGCGACAAGCTGCTCATGACGGAAGGCTCCGGGCTCTATCTGGCCGGGCCGGCGCTGGTCAAAAGTGCAATCGGCCAGGAGACCTCCAGCGAGGACCTGGGCGGCGCTGCGATGCACGCCCAGGTAAGCGGCACCATCGATTACCACGAACCGACCGACGCCGCCTGCCTGGAGCGGCTTCGCAGTCTGGCTGCCCTGCGGCCCCCGGATCCGGCCCAGCCGCCGGCCCCGTTCCATCGCAGCGAGCCGCGCCCCCCGGCCCTGCCGGGCGAAGAGATCTACCAGCGCGTCGATCCCGATCCGATGAAAACCTACGACGTCCGCGGCGTCCTGGAGTGCATCGTCGATGAAGGCTCCTTTGACGAGTACAAAGCCGAGTACGGGCAAACGCTCGTCTGTGGTACGGCGAAGCTCGACGGCTATCCGATCGGCATCGTCGCCAGCCAGCGGACCCGCGTGAAAACGGCCGAGGGCGCCTACCAGTTTGGCGGTGTGATCTATGTCGACAGCGCCGAAAAAGCAGCCCGCTTTGTGATGAACTGCAACCAGGACTGGCTGCCGATCCTGTTCCTGCAGGACGTAAACGGTTTTATGGTCGGCCGGGACAGCGAGCGAGCCGGCATCATCAAGGCCGGCGCCAAACTGGTCAGCGCCGTTAGCAACAGCCGCACGCCTAAAATCACCATCCTCACCGGCGGTTCCTTCGGGGCCGGTAATTACGCCCTGTGCGGCAAGGCGTTTGACCCGCGGTTCATCTTCGCCTGGCCTAACGCCCGCTGCGCAGTAATGGGAGGGCAGCAGGCCACCTCGACCCTGGTGGAGATTAAAGAAAAAGGGCTGCTCCGCTCCGGCCAGGAGATCGACGACGAAGATCTCCAGGCGATGCGGGCCAAAGTCCAGCAGGACTACGACCAGCAGACCGACGTCCGCCATGGCGCCGCTCGAGGGTGGGTCGACGCGATTATCGATCCAGCCCAGACCCGCGCCGTGCTGGCCCAAGTGCTGCCCGTATGCACGCGTGTCGCCAGCCCAGAGCCGTATCGCCTGGGCGTATTCCAGGTATAA
- a CDS encoding YybH family protein: MHQNKWGMPGSWRWAAVAWGAVVVMGASASCLPAQETPDTKPPAAVETEPADAPPAAEPVLSESEKQIHQAIESYVAAFNAGDAAKLAGHWTPEGEFVTPAQVSLHGREELTKAFTGYFEKSPGATLQLVGTEVTLLSPAVARESGFAVVTAGDEEASETAYQAIHVKTSEGWKIDSIREDELPTPPPSHYEELQALEWMLGTWSNDAAGSSIVAHCRWTTNANFLVRTYKVFIEDRVDFEGTQIIGWDPSVQTIRSWAFDSDGGFAAGRWSNNGDRWTVQSLNVLPDGRKASSTNLYDVLDEDHVQFQSIGRQVDGELLPSIKPVILTRTAE, encoded by the coding sequence ATGCACCAAAACAAGTGGGGAATGCCCGGCTCATGGCGGTGGGCCGCAGTGGCGTGGGGAGCCGTCGTGGTGATGGGGGCAAGCGCCTCCTGTTTACCAGCCCAGGAAACTCCTGACACCAAACCGCCCGCGGCGGTGGAGACCGAGCCCGCTGATGCTCCGCCGGCCGCAGAGCCCGTGTTGAGCGAGAGCGAGAAACAGATTCACCAGGCGATTGAGTCGTATGTGGCGGCCTTCAACGCCGGCGATGCGGCCAAACTGGCAGGTCACTGGACGCCCGAGGGCGAGTTTGTCACCCCCGCCCAGGTCAGTCTGCACGGCCGGGAAGAATTGACCAAAGCCTTTACGGGCTATTTCGAGAAGTCTCCCGGCGCCACGCTGCAGCTGGTCGGAACCGAAGTCACCCTGCTTTCGCCGGCGGTCGCCAGGGAATCAGGTTTCGCCGTCGTCACGGCGGGTGACGAAGAAGCGAGCGAAACTGCCTACCAGGCCATCCATGTGAAGACCAGCGAAGGCTGGAAGATTGACAGCATCAGAGAAGACGAACTGCCGACTCCGCCGCCCAGCCATTATGAAGAACTCCAGGCTCTGGAGTGGATGCTGGGGACATGGTCGAACGACGCCGCGGGCTCCAGCATCGTCGCCCATTGTCGCTGGACGACGAACGCCAACTTCCTGGTTCGCACTTACAAAGTCTTTATCGAAGACCGCGTGGACTTTGAAGGGACGCAGATCATTGGGTGGGATCCCAGCGTGCAGACGATTCGCTCCTGGGCGTTTGATTCCGACGGCGGCTTTGCGGCCGGTCGCTGGTCGAACAACGGCGATCGCTGGACCGTGCAAAGCCTTAACGTTCTGCCCGACGGACGCAAGGCGTCGTCTACCAATTTGTACGACGTTCTCGACGAGGACCATGTGCAATTCCAATCCATCGGCCGCCAGGTCGACGGCGAACTGCTGCCCAGCATCAAGCCCGTTATTCTCACACGCACCGCCGAGTAG
- the aat gene encoding leucyl/phenylalanyl-tRNA--protein transferase, with translation MPPRFPPLSETDPYGMLLEGGQLTTDWVREAYMLGAFPMPEFDDWDCERLAWWAPDPRAILELDDFHISRRLLRRLRRGDWTATFNCNFSGVIQACAAPRDPDASADDQRKSTWLTPRMIRVYEELHREGDAHSVEIWRDDLLVGGVYGVAFGGAFSAESMFKRERDASKAALSFLTQRLRERGFTLLDIQQWSEHTGSLGAIEIPRRQFQERLQAALAIPAQFADHRPPVASLTSPSAADGVSSDNTRRNK, from the coding sequence ATGCCGCCCCGATTTCCGCCCCTCAGCGAGACCGATCCGTATGGCATGCTGCTGGAAGGCGGCCAGCTGACGACCGACTGGGTGCGAGAAGCCTACATGCTGGGAGCGTTTCCCATGCCGGAGTTCGACGACTGGGACTGCGAGCGTCTGGCCTGGTGGGCGCCCGACCCGCGGGCCATTCTGGAGCTGGACGACTTCCACATCTCCCGTCGACTGCTGCGTCGGCTTCGCCGCGGCGACTGGACGGCGACTTTCAATTGCAATTTCTCGGGGGTGATCCAAGCCTGCGCGGCGCCCCGCGATCCTGATGCGTCAGCGGATGACCAGCGGAAGAGCACCTGGCTGACGCCTCGCATGATTCGCGTATACGAAGAACTGCACCGCGAAGGCGACGCCCATAGCGTCGAAATCTGGCGCGACGATTTGCTGGTCGGCGGCGTGTACGGCGTGGCGTTCGGCGGCGCCTTCTCGGCCGAATCGATGTTCAAACGGGAGCGGGACGCCAGCAAGGCGGCCCTGTCTTTTCTGACCCAGCGGCTCCGCGAACGCGGCTTTACGCTGCTGGATATCCAGCAATGGAGCGAACACACCGGCAGCCTGGGCGCCATCGAAATCCCCCGGCGCCAGTTCCAGGAACGTCTGCAGGCGGCGCTCGCCATCCCCGCACAGTTCGCCGACCACAGGCCGCCAGTCGCGTCGCTGACTTCGCCATCCGCCGCCGACGGTGTCTCGTCAGACAATACGCGACGCAATAAATAA